Below is a window of Poseidonibacter antarcticus DNA.
AGTTACAAGCTTTTTTAAATGAGTTAAATGAAGAAATAGAAAAAGGAAATGAAGAAGAAGAGATAATTGAAGCAAAAAAAGATATTGTATCTTTTATTGAAGAATTAAATCAAATTTTAAAACTGATTGAAGAAAAAAAACTATCAAATAAAGATGCAAAAGATATGTATAAAAAAATTAGGAATATGCTTGATGAACATGATGATGGAGAAGATTAAACAAGAGCAAAGAATGTAGTAAT
It encodes the following:
- a CDS encoding DNA repair protein Rad50, with protein sequence MKNIKIELESIIFNVMLPELQAFLNELNEEIEKGNEEEEIIEAKKDIVSFIEELNQILKLIEEKKLSNKDAKDMYKKIRNMLDEHDDGED